From a single Fulvivirga ulvae genomic region:
- a CDS encoding DUF4837 family protein, protein MRSIFSLIILVTIFYSCDSNSSRKSKGLLPPASGKSGEIIVVMDSSKWKGKVGEQIRETFRAEVGGLPREESMFKLNYVDPRQLNDILKSVRNLLFVMTIDDKKPGSRVVRNYFTKSSIDKIKGDPNLFVHTARDEFARGQTVMYLFGQNEKMLVDNIEKNQKQLQDFFNKAENNRLEAGLFKAKEVEGLTKMLEEDHECAMRIPFGYKLVVNQPGFVWFRQINAESDMNLFITYRPYKSEKAFEKEAIIDLRDSIARFQLFEDPAAPETHIITETKVPYIPVKTTQVNFNGSYAVEMRGLWKTSNLSMGGPFISYTLVDEELGRLYYIEGFVYSPGKNQREFIRELEVILSTFKTKQQVPTSGS, encoded by the coding sequence ATGAGAAGTATCTTTTCCTTAATAATATTAGTAACAATATTTTATTCCTGCGACAGCAACAGTAGCAGAAAAAGCAAAGGTCTGCTTCCTCCGGCAAGCGGTAAATCAGGAGAAATAATAGTGGTAATGGATTCCTCCAAATGGAAGGGGAAAGTTGGCGAGCAAATAAGAGAAACTTTTAGAGCAGAAGTAGGTGGACTACCGAGAGAAGAGTCCATGTTTAAACTCAATTATGTTGACCCAAGACAACTGAATGACATTCTGAAATCAGTCAGGAACCTATTATTTGTTATGACTATCGATGACAAGAAGCCTGGTTCTCGGGTGGTTCGTAACTACTTTACTAAGTCGTCTATTGATAAAATAAAAGGAGATCCTAACCTTTTTGTTCATACAGCCCGCGACGAATTCGCCAGAGGACAAACAGTGATGTACCTCTTTGGACAAAATGAAAAAATGCTTGTTGACAATATTGAAAAGAATCAAAAGCAACTTCAGGATTTCTTCAATAAAGCGGAAAATAACCGACTCGAAGCGGGACTCTTTAAAGCCAAAGAAGTGGAAGGGCTTACAAAAATGCTCGAAGAAGATCATGAATGCGCCATGCGTATACCCTTTGGATATAAGCTTGTAGTAAACCAACCTGGTTTTGTATGGTTCAGGCAAATTAATGCTGAGAGTGACATGAATTTATTCATCACCTACAGACCATACAAATCAGAAAAGGCTTTTGAAAAAGAAGCTATTATCGACTTGAGAGATTCAATTGCAAGATTCCAATTGTTCGAAGACCCGGCTGCACCGGAAACACATATTATTACAGAAACGAAAGTACCATACATTCCGGTAAAAACAACGCAAGTTAACTTTAATGGCAGCTATGCCGTAGAAATGAGGGGCTTATGGAAAACCAGTAACCTCTCTATGGGAGGCCCATTCATAAGTTACACTCTGGTGGATGAAGAACTGGGCAGACTATACTATATAGAAGGTTTTGTTTACAGCCCGGGTAAAAACCAACGGGAATTTATTCGGGAACTGGAGGTAATCCTGTCCACTTTTAAAACCAAACAGCAGGTGCCAACATCTGGCAGCTAA
- a CDS encoding NADP-dependent malic enzyme yields MAIKIRKQDALNYHSQNQPGKIEVVPTKSLSSQLDLALAYSPGVAEPCKEIAANKDDVYKYTAKGNLVGVISNGTAVLGLGNIGAEASKPVMEGKGVLFKKFAGIDVFDIEINEEDPDKFIEIVKSLEPTFGGINLEDIKAPESFKIEQELREKMNIPVMHDDQHGTAIISASALLNALELVNKKIEDIKIVVNGAGAAAIACTKIYIALGARKENIIMCDSKGVISKKRNNLDASKAEFAIETELETLSEAIKGSDFFLGLSVADILKPEDILSMADDPIVFALANPSPEIDYETAMNTRADIIMATGRSDHPNQVNNVLGFPYIFRGALDVRSTSINEEMKLAAVRAIADLAKEPVPDMVSKAYGDSKIIFGKEYLIPKPLDPRLITTISPAVAKAAMNTGVARIEIKDWDQYHIELQQRIGIDEKLMSRIINRAKKNPQRVVFAEAHDLKILRAAQIMQDEKIAHPILLGKRDVIEKLIEEHKLELNDCSIIDTYEEDERVEKFARSYYEKRKRKGVTLYEATKLMRERNMFGSMLVEHDEADALISGLTKDYPKTILPALQIIGMEKDVKRVAGMYIIANKKGTFFFSDTTVNVNPTAEELVDIIGMTARGVKFFDIEPRVAVLSYSNFGSSKGEIPEKVQQAVKLAKQKFPELIIDGDIQANVALDTKIQQNNYPFSELAEKGANTLIFPNLAAGNIAYKLLMEIGGAEAIGPILLGMKKPVHILQLGSSVREIINMTAIAVVDAQIYHNNLKNDLVPQR; encoded by the coding sequence ATGGCAATTAAAATACGAAAACAAGACGCGCTCAATTATCATTCCCAGAATCAACCTGGGAAAATAGAAGTAGTACCGACTAAATCCCTGAGCTCTCAACTGGACCTTGCCCTGGCGTATTCTCCCGGAGTAGCTGAGCCTTGCAAGGAAATAGCAGCAAATAAAGATGATGTTTATAAGTATACGGCTAAGGGCAATTTAGTGGGGGTCATCTCCAACGGTACTGCGGTGCTCGGTCTTGGAAATATAGGGGCAGAGGCTTCAAAGCCTGTAATGGAAGGTAAAGGAGTACTTTTTAAAAAATTTGCAGGAATTGATGTTTTCGACATTGAAATCAATGAAGAAGATCCGGATAAATTTATTGAGATTGTCAAATCACTGGAACCTACCTTTGGAGGAATAAACCTCGAGGATATAAAGGCCCCGGAAAGCTTTAAGATAGAACAGGAACTTCGGGAAAAAATGAATATCCCGGTGATGCATGATGACCAGCATGGTACCGCCATAATCTCCGCATCTGCACTTCTCAATGCTCTGGAGTTAGTAAACAAAAAAATTGAAGACATTAAGATCGTAGTTAATGGAGCCGGGGCCGCCGCAATAGCATGTACAAAAATTTACATCGCACTCGGTGCGAGAAAAGAGAATATAATCATGTGCGACAGCAAGGGTGTTATAAGCAAAAAGCGAAACAACCTTGATGCTTCAAAAGCAGAATTTGCCATTGAAACCGAGCTTGAAACACTCTCCGAAGCTATTAAAGGATCTGATTTTTTCCTGGGTCTTTCTGTTGCTGATATACTTAAGCCAGAAGATATATTGTCAATGGCCGATGACCCAATTGTTTTTGCATTAGCCAATCCAAGTCCTGAAATAGACTATGAAACCGCCATGAACACCCGTGCTGATATCATAATGGCTACAGGCCGGTCTGATCATCCTAACCAGGTGAACAATGTTTTAGGCTTTCCTTATATTTTCAGAGGAGCACTCGATGTGAGATCTACCTCAATAAATGAGGAAATGAAACTGGCTGCTGTAAGGGCCATTGCCGACCTGGCTAAAGAACCCGTGCCTGACATGGTAAGCAAAGCCTATGGAGATAGTAAGATAATATTTGGAAAAGAGTACCTCATCCCGAAACCTCTCGATCCCAGGCTGATCACAACCATATCACCCGCTGTAGCTAAAGCTGCTATGAATACGGGAGTGGCCAGAATAGAGATAAAAGATTGGGACCAGTATCATATCGAACTTCAGCAAAGGATCGGTATTGATGAGAAATTAATGTCCAGAATCATCAATCGCGCCAAAAAGAACCCACAACGGGTAGTTTTTGCAGAAGCTCATGACCTTAAGATACTTCGGGCAGCCCAAATCATGCAGGATGAAAAAATTGCCCATCCTATTCTGCTAGGTAAGCGGGATGTAATAGAAAAGCTTATTGAAGAGCATAAACTTGAGTTGAATGACTGCTCCATCATTGACACTTATGAAGAAGACGAAAGGGTCGAAAAATTCGCCAGATCCTACTATGAAAAACGTAAGCGAAAAGGTGTGACCTTATATGAAGCTACGAAGTTAATGCGTGAAAGAAATATGTTTGGCAGCATGCTGGTCGAGCATGACGAGGCGGATGCACTTATCTCCGGCCTTACAAAAGACTATCCTAAAACCATACTTCCTGCATTGCAGATCATAGGCATGGAGAAAGATGTAAAAAGGGTGGCAGGCATGTATATTATAGCCAACAAAAAGGGTACATTCTTCTTCTCTGACACTACAGTTAACGTAAATCCTACGGCAGAAGAGCTTGTTGATATCATCGGAATGACAGCCCGTGGTGTGAAATTCTTTGATATTGAACCGCGTGTAGCCGTACTATCTTATTCCAATTTCGGGTCAAGTAAAGGGGAAATCCCTGAGAAGGTCCAGCAGGCAGTCAAACTAGCCAAACAAAAATTTCCTGAGCTTATCATAGACGGCGACATTCAGGCAAATGTGGCCCTGGACACTAAGATTCAACAAAATAATTACCCATTTAGTGAATTAGCTGAAAAAGGTGCAAATACACTTATTTTCCCTAACTTGGCGGCAGGTAATATTGCCTACAAACTGCTAATGGAAATTGGTGGAGCAGAGGCAATAGGCCCAATACTTTTGGGCATGAAAAAGCCTGTTCATATATTACAGCTGGGCAGCTCCGTCAGGGAAATCATTAATATGACCGCTATTGCAGTGGTAGACGCTCAGATATACCATAACAACCTAAAAAATGATCTCGTACCTCAAAGGTAA
- the ruvA gene encoding Holliday junction branch migration protein RuvA: protein MISYLKGKLSFKDPTHVIIDVNGVGYHVNISLATYGDIKDVENIMLHTYLHVKEDSHTLYGFSSTSEKKMFLNLISISGVGPSTGLMIQSSLTAGELKQAIINEDVKVIQGVKGIGGKTAQRIILELKDKIKKEGLYPGESELTSPSHNTIRSEALSALITLGINKSTAEKSIDRILKNSGNTITLEELIKLTLKNA from the coding sequence ATGATCTCGTACCTCAAAGGTAAACTTTCATTCAAAGATCCGACCCACGTGATAATAGACGTCAACGGGGTCGGATATCACGTCAACATATCCCTGGCTACCTACGGAGATATTAAGGATGTCGAAAATATCATGCTACATACTTATTTGCATGTAAAGGAAGATTCCCATACCCTTTATGGATTTTCAAGCACTTCCGAAAAAAAGATGTTCCTTAACCTCATTTCTATTTCTGGCGTTGGGCCAAGCACCGGTTTGATGATACAATCATCATTGACAGCAGGAGAACTTAAACAAGCTATTATAAATGAGGATGTTAAAGTGATCCAGGGTGTGAAAGGCATTGGAGGGAAAACTGCCCAGCGCATTATCTTGGAGCTAAAGGACAAAATCAAAAAAGAAGGGCTTTATCCGGGCGAATCAGAATTAACATCACCTTCACACAATACTATTCGTTCTGAGGCGTTATCCGCGTTGATAACGTTGGGAATTAACAAATCTACAGCGGAAAAAAGTATCGACAGGATCCTGAAAAATTCGGGAAATACGATTACTTTGGAGGAATTAATTAAGCTCACTTTAAAAAACGCGTGA